One genomic window of Columba livia isolate bColLiv1 breed racing homer chromosome 9, bColLiv1.pat.W.v2, whole genome shotgun sequence includes the following:
- the ZNF639 gene encoding zinc finger protein 639: protein MNEHPKKRKRKTLHPSRYSDSSGASKYIDNSGIFSDHCYSVCSMKQPDIKFSENRGRFHSPVQSLDTDDDGSPVHAGTSQWSGSHSNVVGLHYTDLKKKDKDKGTNPGMCRDLCDSPIFSDSPTEEEKPLDIQTVEISTTEVNAVEVHDIETQTVSPEKLEAEDLEEIPLEACKIFEKNQALNITAQQKWPLLRANSSGLYKCELCEFNSKYFSDLKQHMILKHKTCADTHVCKVCKESFSSKVQLIEHVKLHEEDPYICKYCDYKTVIFENLSQHIADTHFNDHLYWCEQCDMQFSSSSELYLHFQEHSCDEQYLCQFCEHETNDPEDLHSHVVNEHACRLIELSDSYNNKERGQYSLINKISFDKCKNFFVCQVCGFRSRLHTNVNRHVAIEHTKIFPHVCDDCGKGFSGMLEYCKHLSSHLSEGIYLCQYCEYSTGQIEDLKTHLDFRHSADLPHKCTDCLMRFGNEKDLISHLQIHETA from the exons ATGAACGAGCATcctaaaaagaggaaaaggaagactCTACACCCTTCTCGATATTCAG aTTCTTCAGGTGCAAGCAAATACATAGACAACAGTGGAATTTTTTCTGACCACTGCTATAGTGTCTGTTCTATGAAACAGCCAGATATAAAGTTTTCCGAAAACAGAG GTAGATTCCACAGTCCCGTGCAGAGCCTGGACACAGATGATGACGGGAGTCCCGTGCATGCTGGGACTTCTCAGTGGAGCGGCTCCCATTCAAACGTTGTGGGGTTGCACTACACAGACCTCAAAAAGAAGGATAAAG ATAAAGGTACTAATCCTGGAATGTGCAGAGACTTATGTGACTCACCTATATTCAGTGACAGCCCtacagaggaagagaaacctctAGATATTCAAACTGTAGAAATTTCTACAACAGAAGTGAATGCTGTAGAAGTTCACGATATAGAAACACAAACTGTGTCACCTGAGAAGCTGGAAGCTGAGGACCTAGAGGAAATCCCTCTGGAAGCCTGCAAAATCTTTGAGAAGAACCAGGCTTTGAATATCACAGCTCAACAGAAGTGGCCTTTGCTGAGAGCCAACAGCAGTGGCTTGTACAAGTGTGAGCTCTGTGAGTTTAATAGCAAGTACTTCTCCGATTTAAAGCAGCACATGATCCTGAAGCATAAGACGTGTGCGGACACTCATGTCTGTAAAGTTTGTAAAGAAAGCTTCTCCAGCAAAGTGCAGCTCATTGAGCACGTAAAACTCCACGAGGAGGATCCATACATCTGTAAATATTGTGATTACAAAACAGTGATATTTGAGAACCTGAGTCAGCACATAGCAGACACTCACTTCAACGACCACCTTTACTGGTGTGAGCAGTGCGATATGCAGTTCTCCTCCAGCAGCGAGCTGTACCTGCACTTCCAGGAACACAGCTGTGACGAGCAGTATCTGTGTCAGTTCTGCGAGCATGAAACAAATGATCCGGAAGATCTGCATAGCCACGTGGTGAACGAACATGCGTGTCGGCTGATAGAGTTAAGTGACAGCTATAATAACAAGGAGCGTGGACAGTACAGTCTCataaacaaaatcagttttgacAAATGCAAAAACTTCTTTGTATGCCAAGTGTGCGGCTTTAGGAGCAGGCTGCATACAAATGTCAACAGGCACGTAGCTATTGAACACACCAAAATATTCCCTCATGTTTGTGATGACTGTGGGAAGGGATTTTCAGGTATGTTAGAGTATTGCAAGCATTTAAGCTCTCATTTATCTGAAGGGATTTATTTGTGTCAATACTGTGAATATTCAACAGGACAGATTGAAGACCTTAAAACTCATTTGGATTTCAGGCATTCAGCAGATTTGCCTCATAAATGTACCGATTGTTTAATGAgatttggaaatgaaaaggatCTTATAAGTCATCTTCAGATACATGAGACAGCGTGA